The following are from one region of the Rhizobacter sp. AJA081-3 genome:
- a CDS encoding tripartite tricarboxylate transporter substrate binding protein has translation MKKLIFAALAALTVNASAQAWPSKPIRIVVPYPPGGSSDIIARAISQPLAEALKTTVIVENRPGANGNTGTDSVAKSSDGHTLLLCDVGALAITASVYKQLPFEPSKDLRGVTMLAYSPHLLVVHPSVKANNLQELVALSHKEKLNFAVTAIGSAPHLAGVAVEKATKAEWTYIPYKGGSQAIGDTVAGQTQVLMNGMLATLPMVQSGKLKVLGVSKATRVPLLANVPTIAEQGVKGFESGTWQGLLVPAATPPAVLAKLSAELTRIIRSPEVRERLVSQGAEVYTMSPTEFTSFFERERKNWAGVVAAGGVKID, from the coding sequence ATGAAGAAGCTGATATTCGCCGCGCTGGCGGCCCTCACCGTGAACGCCTCGGCGCAGGCCTGGCCGAGCAAGCCGATCCGCATCGTCGTGCCTTACCCGCCGGGCGGCTCCTCGGACATCATCGCGCGTGCCATCTCGCAGCCGCTGGCCGAGGCGCTGAAGACGACGGTGATCGTGGAGAACAGGCCGGGCGCGAACGGCAACACCGGCACCGACTCGGTGGCCAAATCCAGCGACGGCCACACGCTGCTGCTGTGCGACGTCGGCGCGCTGGCCATCACCGCCTCGGTCTACAAGCAGCTGCCCTTCGAGCCGAGCAAGGACCTGCGCGGCGTGACCATGCTGGCCTACTCGCCGCACCTGCTGGTGGTGCACCCCTCGGTGAAGGCGAACAACCTGCAGGAGCTGGTGGCGCTGTCGCACAAGGAGAAGCTCAACTTCGCCGTCACCGCCATCGGCAGCGCGCCGCACCTGGCCGGCGTGGCGGTGGAGAAGGCGACGAAGGCCGAGTGGACCTACATCCCCTACAAGGGCGGCTCGCAGGCCATCGGCGACACGGTGGCCGGCCAGACGCAGGTGCTGATGAACGGCATGCTGGCCACGCTGCCGATGGTGCAGTCGGGCAAGCTGAAGGTGCTGGGCGTCTCCAAGGCCACGCGCGTGCCGCTGCTGGCCAATGTGCCGACCATCGCCGAGCAGGGCGTCAAGGGGTTCGAGTCGGGCACCTGGCAGGGCCTGCTGGTGCCTGCGGCCACGCCGCCGGCGGTGCTGGCGAAGCTCTCCGCCGAGCTCACCCGCATCATCCGCTCGCCCGAGGTGCGCGAACGCCTCGTCTCGCAGGGCGCCGAGGTCTATACGATGTCGCCCACCGAGTTCACGAGCTTCTTCGAGCGCGAGCGCAAGAACTGGGCGGGCGTCGTCGCCGCGGGCGGCGTGAAGATCGACTGA
- a CDS encoding 2-hydroxyacid dehydrogenase — MKHRILQAGRLLPSLEARLTAEFDTHLLASEADPQAYLAAHGGEFEGFVTSAGVGISAATMDRMPKLRVVSSFGVGLDKLDLAAAQSRGIAVGYTPDVLNDCVADLAMVLMLDVARRVSEADRYVRRGGWTTPGVASFPLARKVSGAKLGIVGLGRIGQTIAKRAGGFEMDIRYHSRRPVEGAPWRHEPSLIELARWCDFLVVITAGGAGTKHLINAEVLDALGPRGFIVNVARGSVIDEAALVRALVDKRIAGAGLDVFENEPQVPSELFTLDNVVLLPHIASGTQETRQAMADRTFDNLQGFLRDGRMVSPAPLPN, encoded by the coding sequence TTGAAGCACCGCATCCTGCAAGCCGGCCGGCTGCTGCCCTCGCTCGAGGCGCGGCTGACGGCCGAGTTCGACACCCACCTGCTGGCCAGCGAAGCCGACCCGCAGGCCTATCTGGCCGCGCATGGCGGCGAGTTCGAGGGCTTCGTCACCTCGGCCGGCGTGGGCATCAGCGCCGCGACGATGGACAGGATGCCGAAGCTGCGCGTCGTCTCCAGCTTCGGCGTCGGCCTGGACAAGCTGGACCTCGCTGCTGCCCAGTCACGCGGCATCGCCGTGGGCTACACGCCGGACGTGCTCAACGACTGCGTGGCCGACCTCGCCATGGTGCTGATGCTCGACGTGGCGCGCCGCGTCAGCGAGGCCGACCGCTACGTGCGCCGCGGCGGCTGGACGACCCCGGGCGTGGCCAGCTTCCCGCTGGCGCGCAAGGTCAGCGGCGCGAAGCTGGGCATCGTCGGCCTGGGCCGCATCGGGCAGACGATCGCGAAACGCGCCGGCGGCTTCGAGATGGACATCCGCTACCACAGCCGGCGGCCGGTGGAGGGCGCGCCGTGGCGGCACGAGCCTTCGCTGATCGAACTGGCGCGCTGGTGCGATTTCCTCGTCGTCATCACCGCCGGCGGCGCGGGCACGAAGCACCTGATCAATGCCGAGGTGCTGGACGCGCTCGGCCCGCGCGGCTTCATCGTCAATGTGGCGCGCGGCTCGGTGATCGACGAGGCGGCGCTGGTGCGCGCGCTGGTCGACAAGCGCATCGCAGGGGCGGGCCTGGACGTGTTCGAGAACGAGCCTCAGGTGCCCTCCGAACTCTTCACGCTGGACAACGTGGTGCTGCTGCCGCACATCGCCAGCGGCACGCAGGAGACGCGGCAGGCCATGGCCGACCGCACGTTCGACAACCTGCAGGGCTTTCTGCGCGACGGCCGCATGGTTTCGCCGGCGCCGCTGCCGAACTGA
- a CDS encoding HpcH/HpaI aldolase/citrate lyase family protein, whose product MRENRLRTLWKNDQAVVNGWLAIPNSFSAEVMAHQGWDSLTIDLQHGVIDYATMVTMLQAISTTATVPVVRVPWLEPGIIMKSLDAGAYGVICPMVNNREEAQRFIAYTNYAPRGTRSFGPVRASLYGGADYPTQANDTIVRFAMIETAQALDNLDSILSVEGLDAIYIGPSDLSLALGCKPVFDDVDPKAAQAIDHIVERAKAHGVVAGIHNGRPDVALGRIAKGFRFVTVGSDARLLAGGSQDLLGAMRAK is encoded by the coding sequence ATGAGAGAGAACCGACTGCGCACGCTGTGGAAGAACGACCAGGCCGTGGTGAACGGCTGGCTGGCCATCCCGAACAGCTTCTCCGCCGAGGTCATGGCCCACCAGGGCTGGGACTCGCTGACCATCGACCTGCAGCACGGCGTGATCGACTACGCCACCATGGTGACGATGCTGCAGGCCATCTCGACCACGGCCACCGTGCCGGTGGTGCGCGTGCCCTGGCTGGAGCCGGGCATCATCATGAAGTCGCTCGATGCCGGTGCCTACGGCGTGATCTGCCCGATGGTCAACAACCGGGAGGAGGCGCAGCGCTTCATCGCCTACACGAACTACGCGCCGCGCGGCACGCGCAGCTTCGGCCCGGTGCGCGCCTCGCTGTACGGTGGCGCCGACTACCCGACGCAGGCCAACGACACCATCGTGCGATTCGCGATGATCGAGACGGCGCAGGCGCTGGACAACCTCGATTCGATCCTCTCCGTCGAGGGCCTGGACGCGATCTACATCGGTCCCTCGGACCTGTCGCTGGCGCTGGGCTGCAAGCCGGTGTTCGACGACGTCGACCCGAAAGCGGCGCAGGCCATCGACCACATCGTCGAACGCGCCAAGGCGCATGGCGTGGTGGCCGGCATCCACAACGGCCGGCCCGACGTGGCGCTGGGTCGCATCGCCAAGGGCTTCCGTTTCGTGACGGTGGGCTCGGACGCGCGGCTGCTGGCCGGCGGCTCGCAGGACCTGCTCGGCGCGATGCGCGCCAAGTGA
- the glxR gene encoding 2-hydroxy-3-oxopropionate reductase, which yields MQIGFIGLGIMGAPMAGHLRAAGHELFVHTRSKVPAALTDAGAVACSSAKDVAQRADIVFTMVPDTPDVEKVLFGESGVAAGLSKGKTVVDMSSISPIETKAFAKRINELGCDYLDAPVSGGEVGAKAASLTIMVGGPQAAFDKVLPLFQLMGKNITLVGGNGDGQTTKVANQIIVALNIAAVGEALVFASKAGADPAKVRQALMGGFAASRILEVHGERMIKRTFNPGFRIALHQKDLNLALQGAKALGVSLPGTANVAQLMQACAAHGMQDQDHSALVRALELLARHDIA from the coding sequence ATGCAGATCGGATTCATCGGGCTGGGCATTATGGGCGCGCCGATGGCGGGCCACTTGCGAGCGGCAGGGCACGAGCTGTTCGTGCACACGCGCAGCAAGGTACCTGCGGCGCTCACCGATGCGGGCGCGGTCGCCTGCAGCTCGGCGAAGGACGTGGCGCAGCGTGCCGACATCGTCTTCACGATGGTGCCGGACACGCCGGACGTGGAGAAGGTGCTGTTCGGCGAGAGCGGGGTGGCAGCGGGGCTGAGCAAGGGCAAGACGGTGGTGGACATGAGCTCCATCTCGCCGATCGAGACCAAGGCGTTTGCCAAGCGGATCAACGAGCTGGGCTGCGACTACCTGGATGCACCGGTGTCCGGCGGCGAAGTCGGCGCCAAGGCGGCCAGCCTGACCATCATGGTGGGCGGCCCGCAGGCGGCGTTCGACAAGGTGCTGCCCCTCTTCCAGCTGATGGGCAAGAACATCACCCTGGTGGGCGGCAACGGCGACGGGCAGACCACCAAGGTGGCCAACCAGATCATCGTGGCGCTGAACATCGCCGCGGTGGGCGAGGCGCTGGTGTTCGCGAGCAAGGCCGGGGCCGACCCGGCCAAGGTGAGGCAGGCGCTGATGGGCGGCTTCGCCGCCAGCCGGATCCTCGAGGTGCATGGCGAGCGCATGATCAAGCGCACCTTCAACCCGGGCTTCCGCATCGCGCTGCACCAGAAGGACCTGAACCTGGCGCTGCAGGGCGCCAAGGCGCTGGGCGTGAGCCTGCCGGGCACGGCCAACGTGGCGCAGCTGATGCAGGCCTGCGCGGCGCACGGAATGCAGGACCAGGACCACTCGGCACTGGTGCGCGCGCTGGAATTGCTGGCCAGACACGACATCGCCTGA
- a CDS encoding Crp/Fnr family transcriptional regulator: protein MDTHTTSSGTSARPVRAMRPRRIAPGSIPAPAAGGAAFWTAVLGPPALPVEILSALQEMAQVRELPAGSLLVSSREQARDLCLLARGDAALGTAPDDGPFQPERSLQGPAWIDASSAWLGGTPAQDAMALSDVQVVTLPRAEVQSLLQRYPELGRRIVVTLAQQVHSLTMATHDLMHKDAEGRFAAWLLQRCASEAGSDGSITVALSERKRDIASQLAITPETLSRLLRQLSRKGLIYVMGYTVKVLDVAALRLLAEA from the coding sequence TTGGACACCCACACCACCAGCAGCGGCACCTCCGCCCGGCCCGTGCGGGCCATGCGGCCGCGCCGAATCGCACCGGGTTCGATCCCGGCGCCAGCGGCGGGCGGCGCCGCGTTCTGGACGGCCGTGCTCGGCCCGCCGGCCTTGCCGGTCGAGATCCTCTCTGCCTTGCAGGAGATGGCGCAGGTGCGAGAGCTGCCTGCGGGCAGCCTGCTCGTCTCCAGCCGTGAACAGGCCCGCGACCTGTGCCTGCTTGCCCGCGGCGACGCGGCGCTGGGGACCGCGCCCGACGACGGGCCGTTCCAGCCCGAACGCAGCCTGCAGGGGCCGGCCTGGATCGACGCCAGCAGCGCCTGGCTCGGCGGCACGCCGGCGCAGGACGCGATGGCGCTGTCCGACGTGCAGGTGGTGACGCTGCCGCGCGCCGAGGTGCAATCGCTGCTGCAACGCTACCCCGAACTCGGCCGGCGCATCGTCGTGACGCTTGCGCAACAGGTTCACTCGCTCACGATGGCGACCCACGACCTGATGCACAAGGACGCCGAAGGCCGCTTTGCCGCTTGGTTGTTGCAGCGCTGCGCCAGCGAAGCGGGCAGCGATGGCTCGATCACCGTGGCGCTCAGCGAACGCAAGCGCGACATCGCGTCGCAGCTCGCGATCACGCCCGAGACCTTGTCGCGTCTGCTGCGCCAGCTCAGCCGCAAGGGCCTGATCTACGTGATGGGCTACACCGTCAAGGTGCTGGACGTCGCGGCGCTGCGCCTGCTCGCCGAAGCCTGA
- the xdhC gene encoding xanthine dehydrogenase accessory protein XdhC: MASLRDTAARWLAEGTPAVLVEVTQALGSAPREAGTRMLVSTMRCEGTIGGGHLELKAIERARRLLAAGDATPQSAHYPLGPALGQCCGGAVTLGFTRLDAASVAAWPLAAPRFHLQLYGAGHVGRAIVNALAPLNVRVDWIDERDDEFPPDGMLPAHTRKVCVDTLEAEVREAPRGAFYLVLTHRHDLDLRIAEAILRRGDFGFFGLIGSQTKRARFIHRFEERGIPAEAIARLTCPIGVPGIVGKEPEVIAASVVAQLLQAASAACEPAGAEAQASASRRSAATSSTLTV, translated from the coding sequence ATGGCGTCCCTGCGAGACACCGCCGCCCGCTGGCTCGCCGAGGGCACGCCGGCGGTGCTGGTGGAGGTGACCCAGGCGCTGGGCTCCGCACCCCGCGAGGCGGGCACGCGCATGCTGGTGAGCACCATGCGCTGCGAAGGCACGATCGGTGGCGGCCACCTGGAGCTGAAGGCGATCGAGCGGGCGCGCCGCCTGCTCGCGGCGGGCGACGCCACCCCCCAGTCGGCGCACTACCCGCTCGGCCCGGCGCTGGGCCAGTGCTGCGGTGGCGCGGTGACGCTGGGCTTCACGCGGCTCGACGCCGCGTCCGTCGCGGCCTGGCCGCTGGCCGCGCCACGCTTTCACCTGCAACTCTATGGCGCCGGCCACGTCGGCCGGGCGATCGTGAACGCACTCGCGCCGCTGAACGTACGCGTGGACTGGATCGACGAGCGCGACGACGAGTTCCCGCCCGACGGCATGCTGCCGGCTCACACGCGCAAGGTCTGCGTCGACACGCTCGAGGCCGAGGTTCGCGAGGCGCCGCGCGGCGCCTTCTACCTCGTGCTCACGCACCGGCACGACCTCGACCTGCGCATCGCCGAGGCGATCCTGCGCCGCGGCGACTTCGGCTTCTTCGGCTTGATCGGATCACAGACGAAACGCGCGCGCTTCATCCACCGCTTCGAGGAACGCGGCATCCCCGCCGAGGCGATCGCGCGCCTGACCTGCCCGATCGGCGTGCCCGGCATCGTGGGCAAGGAGCCCGAGGTGATCGCCGCGTCCGTGGTGGCGCAACTGCTGCAGGCGGCGAGTGCCGCCTGCGAGCCCGCCGGCGCCGAGGCTCAGGCTTCGGCGAGCAGGCGCAGCGCCGCGACGTCCAGCACCTTGACGGTGTAG
- the xdhB gene encoding xanthine dehydrogenase molybdopterin binding subunit: MNKPIAPALLSTATPQVGIGRPHESAHLHVAGEATYIDDLPELAGTLHCALGLSPVAHGTLKSLSLDGLRALPGVVAVLTAADIPGPNDCGSIVHDEPILAEGELRFLGQPVFAVIATTRDIARRAAAQAKSVMQIETLPAVLTPQEAHAKGQYVLPPMHLQRGEARSAIERAPHRIKGSFDVGGQEQFYLEGQISYAIPKEDDGMLVHCSTQHPSEMQHLVAHALKLHAHHVQVECRRMGGGFGGKESQSAPFACIAAVAARKLNRPVKLRLDRDDDFLITGRRHCFWYEYEAGYDDAGRILGAEVTMVSRAGHSADLSGPVMTRALCHFDNAYWLPDVAMHGYSGKTNTQSNTAFRGFGGPQGAIAIENILDSVARTLGKDALDVRRVNFYGQGQSTPYGQKVEDNVIHELVAELEKTSDYRARRAAIAKSNAASPLLKRGLALTPVKFGISFNVKHFNQAGALVHVYNDGSILVNHGGTEMGQGLNTKVAQVVAHELGVRFESVRVTATDTQKVANTSATAASTGSDLNGKAAQDAARQIRERLAACAAAHHGGDAASVRFANAQVEVNGRSLPFSAVVAQAYQDRVQLWSDGFYATPGLSWDREKLQGRPFYYFAYGAAVSEVLVDTLTGEWKLLRADVLHDVGRSLNPAIDIGQSRGAFIQGMGWLTMEELVWHPVSGKLTTHAPSTYKIPTANDCPPVFNVKLFENDNVEDSIHRSKAVGEPPLLLPFSVFYAIRDAVSSVGGHRVDPPLAAPATSESILRALTAVQRG; encoded by the coding sequence ATGAACAAGCCGATCGCTCCCGCCCTGCTCTCCACTGCCACGCCGCAGGTCGGCATCGGCCGGCCGCACGAGTCGGCGCACCTGCACGTGGCCGGCGAAGCCACCTACATCGACGACCTGCCCGAGCTCGCCGGCACCCTGCACTGCGCACTCGGCCTGTCGCCGGTGGCGCACGGCACCCTGAAGAGCCTGTCGCTCGACGGCCTGCGCGCCCTGCCCGGCGTGGTGGCCGTGCTGACGGCCGCCGACATCCCCGGCCCGAACGACTGCGGCTCGATCGTGCACGACGAGCCGATCCTCGCCGAGGGCGAACTGCGCTTCCTCGGCCAGCCGGTGTTCGCGGTGATCGCGACGACGCGCGACATCGCGCGCCGCGCCGCCGCGCAAGCCAAGTCGGTGATGCAGATCGAAACGTTGCCCGCCGTGCTGACGCCGCAGGAGGCGCACGCGAAGGGCCAGTACGTGCTGCCGCCCATGCACCTGCAACGCGGGGAGGCGCGATCGGCCATCGAGCGCGCACCGCATCGCATCAAGGGCAGCTTCGACGTCGGCGGGCAGGAACAGTTCTACCTCGAGGGGCAGATCAGCTATGCCATCCCGAAAGAGGACGACGGCATGCTGGTGCACTGCTCGACGCAGCACCCCAGCGAGATGCAGCACCTGGTGGCGCACGCACTGAAGCTGCATGCGCACCACGTGCAGGTCGAGTGCCGGCGCATGGGCGGCGGCTTCGGCGGCAAGGAGTCGCAGTCGGCGCCCTTCGCCTGCATCGCCGCGGTGGCAGCCCGAAAGCTGAACCGCCCCGTCAAGCTGCGCCTGGACCGCGACGACGACTTCCTGATCACCGGCCGGCGCCACTGCTTCTGGTACGAGTACGAGGCGGGCTACGACGACGCGGGCCGCATCCTCGGCGCCGAGGTAACCATGGTGTCGCGCGCCGGCCATTCGGCCGATCTTTCCGGCCCGGTGATGACGCGCGCGCTGTGCCACTTCGACAACGCCTACTGGCTGCCTGACGTGGCCATGCACGGTTATTCGGGCAAGACGAACACGCAGAGCAACACCGCCTTCCGCGGCTTCGGCGGCCCGCAGGGCGCCATCGCCATCGAGAACATCCTTGACAGCGTGGCGCGGACACTCGGCAAGGATGCGCTGGACGTTCGGCGCGTCAACTTCTACGGTCAGGGGCAGAGCACGCCCTACGGACAGAAGGTCGAGGACAACGTCATCCACGAACTGGTGGCCGAGCTGGAGAAGACCAGCGACTACCGCGCCCGGCGGGCCGCCATCGCGAAGTCCAACGCCGCCAGCCCGCTGCTCAAGCGCGGCCTGGCGCTGACGCCGGTGAAGTTCGGCATCTCCTTCAACGTCAAGCATTTCAACCAGGCCGGGGCGCTGGTGCATGTCTACAACGACGGCTCCATCCTGGTGAACCACGGCGGCACCGAGATGGGCCAGGGCCTGAACACCAAGGTGGCGCAGGTGGTGGCGCACGAGCTGGGCGTTCGCTTCGAGTCGGTGCGCGTCACCGCCACCGACACGCAGAAAGTGGCCAACACGTCCGCGACCGCCGCCTCGACGGGCAGCGACCTCAACGGGAAGGCGGCGCAGGATGCTGCGCGACAGATCCGCGAGCGCCTGGCCGCCTGCGCGGCCGCGCACCACGGCGGGGACGCCGCGTCGGTGCGCTTCGCCAATGCCCAGGTCGAAGTGAATGGGCGCAGCCTGCCCTTCTCGGCCGTGGTGGCGCAGGCCTACCAGGACCGCGTGCAGCTCTGGTCCGACGGCTTCTACGCCACCCCCGGCCTGAGCTGGGACCGCGAGAAGCTGCAAGGCCGGCCGTTCTACTACTTCGCCTACGGCGCCGCGGTCAGCGAGGTGCTGGTGGACACGCTGACCGGCGAATGGAAGCTGCTGCGCGCCGACGTGCTGCACGACGTGGGCCGCTCGCTCAACCCGGCCATCGACATCGGCCAGTCGAGGGGCGCCTTCATCCAGGGCATGGGTTGGCTGACGATGGAGGAGCTGGTGTGGCACCCGGTCAGCGGCAAGCTGACGACGCATGCCCCGAGCACCTACAAGATCCCGACGGCCAACGACTGCCCGCCGGTGTTCAACGTGAAGCTGTTCGAGAACGACAACGTCGAAGACAGCATCCACCGCAGCAAGGCGGTCGGCGAGCCGCCGCTGCTGCTGCCCTTCTCGGTCTTCTATGCGATTCGCGATGCGGTGTCGTCCGTGGGCGGGCACCGGGTCGACCCGCCGCTCGCCGCGCCGGCCACCAGCGAATCCATCCTGCGCGCCCTCACGGCCGTGCAGCGGGGCTGA
- the xdhA gene encoding xanthine dehydrogenase small subunit: MHTRPIRFFHRGRVVEVADAAPTRSVLDWLREDARCTGTKEGCNEGDCGACTVVIGTLAAPGDKQAVRGLTLQTVNACIQFLPTLDGKALFSVEDVKAIAPGEALHPTQQAMVECHGSQCGFCTPGFVMSMWSCYEQHRAAGSVPTRQALADELSGNLCRCTGYRPILDAGQRMFELPAATLDTAPVVKALRDLAAPGTFHYAQGAGFHAPKTLDELACLREAKPDARLLAGSTDVGLWVNKQFRELGEIVYLGEVAELKRIEPLDAGGRGGLWIGAGASLEAAWRALAQRWPALTDVWLRFASPPIRHAGTMGGNVANGSPIGDSAPVLMALDAQIELRRGQRVRRMPLPDFYVDYMKNRLEPGEFVQAVVIPALPARRQVRAYKISKRFDCDISALCAGLAIELDGDTVSAVRLAFGGLAAVVKRAAAAEAALVGQPWSQASVAAAQAALAEDFKPLSDMRASAAYRAQVAANLLQRFWLETRTKDPLPASATSVFAAMTHEEA; this comes from the coding sequence ATGCACACCCGCCCGATCCGCTTCTTCCACCGCGGCCGCGTCGTCGAAGTGGCCGACGCCGCCCCCACCCGCAGCGTGCTCGACTGGCTGCGCGAAGACGCGCGCTGCACCGGCACCAAGGAAGGCTGCAACGAGGGCGATTGCGGCGCCTGCACGGTGGTCATCGGCACGCTCGCCGCGCCGGGCGACAAGCAGGCGGTGCGCGGCCTGACGCTGCAGACGGTGAACGCCTGCATCCAGTTCCTGCCCACGCTGGACGGCAAGGCGCTGTTCAGCGTCGAGGACGTGAAGGCGATCGCGCCGGGCGAGGCGCTGCACCCGACGCAGCAGGCGATGGTCGAGTGCCACGGCTCGCAATGCGGCTTCTGCACGCCGGGCTTCGTGATGTCGATGTGGTCCTGCTACGAGCAGCACCGCGCTGCCGGCAGCGTGCCGACGCGGCAGGCACTGGCCGACGAACTCTCGGGCAACCTGTGCCGCTGCACCGGCTACCGGCCCATCCTCGACGCCGGGCAGCGCATGTTCGAGCTGCCCGCGGCGACGCTCGACACCGCGCCGGTGGTGAAGGCGCTGCGCGACCTGGCAGCGCCGGGCACCTTCCACTACGCGCAGGGCGCGGGCTTCCATGCGCCGAAGACGCTGGACGAACTCGCCTGTCTGCGCGAGGCCAAGCCCGATGCGCGGCTGCTCGCCGGCTCCACCGACGTGGGCCTGTGGGTCAACAAGCAGTTCCGCGAACTCGGCGAGATCGTCTACCTCGGCGAGGTGGCAGAGCTCAAGCGCATCGAGCCGCTCGATGCCGGCGGCCGGGGCGGCCTGTGGATCGGCGCCGGCGCTTCGCTCGAAGCCGCCTGGCGCGCGCTGGCGCAGCGCTGGCCCGCGCTGACCGACGTGTGGCTGCGTTTCGCCTCGCCGCCGATTCGCCATGCCGGCACGATGGGCGGCAACGTCGCCAACGGCTCGCCGATCGGCGACAGCGCGCCGGTGCTGATGGCGCTCGATGCGCAGATCGAACTGCGCCGCGGTCAGCGCGTGCGGCGGATGCCGCTTCCCGATTTCTACGTCGACTACATGAAGAACCGGCTCGAGCCGGGCGAGTTCGTGCAGGCCGTGGTGATCCCCGCGCTGCCGGCACGCCGGCAGGTGCGCGCCTACAAGATCAGCAAGCGTTTCGACTGCGACATCTCGGCGCTGTGCGCCGGCCTCGCGATCGAGCTCGACGGCGACACGGTCAGCGCGGTGCGGCTGGCCTTCGGCGGCCTGGCGGCGGTGGTCAAGCGCGCCGCGGCGGCCGAGGCGGCGCTGGTCGGCCAGCCCTGGTCGCAGGCCAGCGTGGCGGCGGCGCAGGCGGCGCTGGCCGAAGACTTCAAGCCGCTGAGCGACATGCGCGCCAGCGCCGCCTACCGCGCCCAGGTGGCGGCCAACCTGCTGCAGCGCTTCTGGCTCGAGACACGCACGAAAGACCCGCTGCCGGCCAGCGCCACGAGCGTGTTCGCCGCCATGACCCACGAGGAGGCTTGA
- a CDS encoding LysR family transcriptional regulator yields the protein MAQRGDFDKIELHLIRVLQTLITERSVSRAAVRLNSTQPAVSAQLKRLRALTGDPLLVRAGNGMTPTETALQLLDPASRLLQDADRLFSPHSRQRSFEPAHSALTFRIAASDYLDPLFLPELVAHLQRQAPGARLELMPLSGAFDYRRSLAQGAVDLVIGNWLEPPGELHLGRLMSDEIVCLVGEDHPAARLSARAWTAERYLECQHVAPTPLHANAPGVIDEHLASLGVRRDIVVRTAHFSLIPLMVAQSLLVLTTGRLFCSRYVDSLPVRIVRCPVAFPPLTYYQLWHDLTHASAANRWLREQVREVARNLSGHGMLRRPRARTEGKA from the coding sequence ATGGCACAGCGCGGCGATTTCGACAAGATCGAGCTCCATCTCATCCGGGTGTTGCAGACCTTGATCACCGAACGCAGCGTATCCCGGGCCGCCGTGCGATTGAACAGCACGCAGCCCGCCGTCAGCGCCCAGCTCAAGCGGCTGCGTGCGCTGACGGGCGATCCGTTGCTGGTGCGTGCCGGCAACGGCATGACGCCCACCGAGACGGCCTTGCAACTCCTGGACCCGGCCAGCCGCCTGCTGCAGGATGCCGACCGCCTGTTCAGCCCGCATTCGCGCCAGCGGTCCTTCGAGCCGGCGCACAGCGCGCTGACCTTCCGCATCGCCGCCAGCGACTACCTCGACCCGCTGTTCCTGCCCGAGCTGGTGGCGCACCTGCAGCGGCAGGCTCCGGGGGCCCGCCTCGAGCTGATGCCGCTGTCCGGCGCCTTCGACTACCGGCGCAGCCTGGCGCAGGGTGCCGTCGACCTGGTGATCGGCAACTGGCTCGAGCCGCCAGGCGAGCTGCACCTGGGCCGGCTGATGTCCGACGAGATCGTCTGCCTGGTCGGCGAGGACCACCCGGCCGCCCGGCTGAGCGCGCGCGCCTGGACCGCCGAGCGCTACCTCGAGTGCCAGCACGTGGCTCCGACGCCGCTGCATGCCAATGCCCCCGGCGTGATCGACGAGCACCTGGCTTCGCTGGGCGTGCGGCGCGACATCGTGGTGCGCACGGCGCACTTCAGCCTGATCCCGCTGATGGTGGCACAGAGCCTGCTGGTGCTGACCACCGGGCGCCTGTTCTGCTCGCGCTATGTCGACAGCCTGCCGGTGCGCATCGTGCGCTGCCCGGTGGCCTTCCCGCCCTTGACCTACTACCAGCTCTGGCACGACCTGACCCACGCCTCCGCCGCCAACCGCTGGTTGCGCGAGCAGGTGCGCGAGGTGGCGCGCAACCTGTCCGGCCACGGCATGCTGCGGCGGCCGCGCGCACGCACCGAGGGCAAGGCATGA